The following are encoded together in the Hoplias malabaricus isolate fHopMal1 chromosome 3, fHopMal1.hap1, whole genome shotgun sequence genome:
- the gjz1 gene encoding gap junction beta-3 protein — MAAIVTGLIPILRTAVDSTTTYKGRTLSFGFLCIRLVTLFLAEMPWFKLDGDFSCNTTHVMCTKACFNKHFDRPVIMAWNFLFVLLIISVVIMELFTAHVRSVFQKRIVRETKGIEVESLGELKSANHPTINSGSVMILDMHGSKYAVFSYIFSLLLRIIVELCFVYVLLIWNLPKLSQNFYICKVENNKCPLVECVVRAAAEKSMSIFALVFISGLVLIVSCLSCLYFIGHHFCNLWTKQSSNHV, encoded by the coding sequence ATGGCAGCTATAGTCACTGGTCTTATTCCAATCCTGCGCACTGCTGTGGATTCCACCACCACATACAAAGGGCGCACTCTATCGTTTGGCTTCCTCTGTATTCGCCTAGTGACTCTCTTTTTGGCTGAAATGCCCTGGTTCAAGCTGGATGGGGATTTCAGCTGTAACACAACCCATGTTATGTGTACTAAGGCCTGCTTTAATAAACACTTTGACAGACCTGTGATAATGGCCTGGAACTTCCTCTTTGTTCTCCTCATCATCTCGGTAGTCATCATGGAGCTGTTTACTGCACATGTGCGTTCTGTTTTCCAGAAGAGGATTGTGAGGGAGACAAAAGGCATAGAGGTGGAATCCCTTGGAGAGTTGAAGAGTGCAAACCACCCTACCATTAATTCAGGATCTGTGATGATCCTGGACATGCATGGAAGCAAATATGCTGTGTTCTCTTACATTTTCAGCCTGCTACTGAGAATTATTGTGGAActttgctttgtttatgttttgctCATTTGGAATCTGCCAAAACTGAGCCAAAACTTCTACATATGTAAAGTAGAAAACAATAAATGTCCATTGGTGGAATGTGTAGTGAGAGCTGCAGCAGAAAAGTCTATGTCCATCTTTGCTCTGGTGTTCATTTCAGGCCTTGTTCTCATTGTAAGTTGTCTGTCTTGTCTCTACTTCATTGGCCACCACTTTTGTAATTTATGGACAAAGCAAAGCTCAAATCACGTGTAA